The following nucleotide sequence is from Thermoleophilaceae bacterium.
CGGATGATCGCGGACTCGCCCTCAGCCTCGGCTGAGTGGTGACGCTCGATCGCGGCCGCGAGGCGGTTCGGCAGGCCCCAGCGGCGAGCGAGCACGCCGCCAACCAGCCCGTGGTCCACGCCGAGCTCACGGCGCTCGCGATGCACGCGCTCCTCCGGAGTGCGTGCCTCGCCGTGCACCTGGCCCGGATAGCCCGGGTAGGCGTGGATCAGGACGAGCTGTCCGATGTCGTGAAGCAGGGCCGAGACGAGCAGCTCGTCGCGGTCGTCGTAGCCGATCTCGCGCGCGAGCCGCTCGGCGGCGCGCTGCGTGGCCACGGCGTGAAGGCGGAAGCGCTCCGGCTGGGCGTCCCAGCCCGGCGTGCGCTCGAAGAAGTCGAACACCTGCGCGCGGGAGGCGAGCGCCTCGACGCCCGACGGGCGCAGCAGCTCGATCGCCTTCGGGATGCTCGTGATCTTGCCCTTCTTCGGCGAGGGCGCGGAGTTGGCGATGCGCAGCACCGCGATCACGAGCGCCACGTCGGATTCCACGGCGGCGACCATGTCGCCCACCGAGCCGCGCTCCTCGCGCGCCAGGCGCAGAAGACGGTTGCGCGATTCGACGAGAGCCGGGAAGGCCTCGAGGGCCTCGAACGCGGCGGTCAGCCTGCGGCCGTGGCCCTCTGCCTGGGGCCCGCGGGCAGCCTGCTGCTGTTGGTCCGGCGTCCGTGCGCTGTGGTTCATTGCTGCTTCCAAGGTCTTTATCTCCCATATGCGGGCGCTCGGAACGTTTCCGCGCCCTGCACACTGGCGTAATCGGCACGGGTGGACGAAAGGTTGAGGAGCCTTGCCTAGCTTTTTTGGGGGATTCCGGCGCTAATTGCGTCCGTTAAGGGTGCGTAGGGCCTCGTCGACCCTCGAGAGCGTCTCCTCCCGGCCAAGCACGGCGACCGACTCGAAGATCCCCGGCGACACCGTCGAGCCGCTGATTGCGACCCTCAGGGGCTGGAACACGTCCTTCGGCTTCGCGCCTGTCTCGTCCACCACGCGGCGCAGCGCCGCCTCTACTGACTCCGCGGTGAATGGCTCGGTGTGCTCGAGAGCCGCGCGCGCCTTCGCCAGCCGCTCGGCTGCCCCGTTCTGCATCACCTTGTTCCACGCCTTCTCGTCGGTGGGCCGGCGTTCCACAAGAAAGCCTGCAAGCGTCCAGAAATCGTCCAGGGTCTGCATCTTCTCCTGGGCGATCTCCACCGCATCCACCGGCACCTGGCGGCCGAGGCGCTCCTCCAGCAGCCCGTGCAGCTCCTCGAGAGG
It contains:
- a CDS encoding HDOD domain-containing protein, yielding MNHSARTPDQQQQAARGPQAEGHGRRLTAAFEALEAFPALVESRNRLLRLAREERGSVGDMVAAVESDVALVIAVLRIANSAPSPKKGKITSIPKAIELLRPSGVEALASRAQVFDFFERTPGWDAQPERFRLHAVATQRAAERLAREIGYDDRDELLVSALLHDIGQLVLIHAYPGYPGQVHGEARTPEERVHRERRELGVDHGLVGGVLARRWGLPNRLAAAIERHHSAEAEGESAIIRLADMLAHYGHGQPVDPAQMLKVSRTLGLGPEQLRSVMFELPYAGTTQRRNVEPCPLSAREVDVLKRLAEGKVYKQIALELNLSTSTVRTHLHNTYTKLGAVDRAQAVLVATERGWI